The Deltaproteobacteria bacterium DNA segment AAATGATTTCAAGCACGCGCTTCTGATCACGCATCGAGTCTTTGAGTTTTCCCAGAGCCAGAAAGGCCTGGGATAACAGGGCATCCCCCGCCAAAATGGCCACCGCCTCGCCAAAGACCTTGTGATTGGTGGGCCTGCCTCGCCGCAGATTGTCGTCGTCCATGGCCGGGAGGTCGTCGTGGATGAGTGAAAAGGTGTGAATCATCTCCAGGGCGCAGGCCACGGAAAGAACCTCACGCCGCCCGCCGCCGCACGCCTCGGAGGCGGCCATGCAAAGGATGGGGCGGATCCTCTTGCCTCCGGCAAAGATGCTGTAGCGCATCGCCTCGTGAACCTTGGCGGGAAAGGACTCTTTTTTGGGGAGATGCGAATCAAGCGCCTCGTTGACCAGGGTCTGGCATTCCTTGAAATAATGTTCCAAGTCAAAGGTCATATATCACCTTTCCTTCTGCTCATGCGACTCCGCCCCCGCTCGCTCGGACCAGTGGCGCTCGCGGGGACCCCTATCCTTCATCAACATCTCCACCTTTCCCTCCGCCTCTTCGATCTTTTGTTCGCAAAACTTCGTCAGTTCCATCCCCTCTTCAAAAACCTTCAGCGATTCTTCCAGCGAAAGATCTCCCGCCTCGAGTTTTTCCACCATTTTTTCGAGCTGGCCCATCGCCTGTTCGAATTTGAGGATTTTTGCCGGTCTGGACATTGTCGCCGAATTGACCTATCCGAATAGGGACGGCCTGTCAAACCACTTTCGCCCGCAACGAGCCTTCGCCAAGCCGGATTTCCAGCAATTCCCCACGGATAACCCCGGCAGGCGAACGGAGGGGGATTTTTTGACCCTCTTTGAACACAATGCTGTAGCCCCGTTTGAGGGGGGCATGGGGGGAAAGCGATTCAAAATGCCGCCGGAGTCCTTCGATGCGCAAGCGGAGTTCCTTCAGATTCCGTTTTTGGGCCTGAAGGGCGCGGGACGACATGTCATCGACGCGCATCTTCCAGTCTTCCAGCACCCGGCGGGGGTCTTTGATCTGCCGCCTTAAAAAAGCGATTTGCCCGGCCAGGCCTTTAAGAAACTGACCGACGGCAAACTTCAACGACGACCGGTGTTGAGAAAGGGTGGTGAGAAGTTCTTCCTTTTCGGGCGCCGCCAACTCCGCCGCCGCGGAGGGGGTGGGCGCCCGTAAATCAGCCGCAAGATCGGAGAGCGAAAAATCGGTTTCATGGCCGACGGCGGAGATGATCGGGATGTCGGAGGCAAAAACGGCGCGAACCACAATCTCTTCATTAAACGCCCAGAGGTCTTCAAGAGAGCCGCCGCCTCTGCCGACAATGAGCACATCCACGTCGGATCGCGCGTTCATCTCGGCAATCGCCTGGGCGATTTCTTTGGTCGCCCCGTCTCCCTGCACCCGGACGGGGTTGATGAGAATTGAGAGGTTGGGAAACCGGCGGGTGAGAATGGTCACCATGTCGTGGAGCGCCGCGCCCTGGGAAGAGGTGATAATGCCTACCTTGCGCGGGAGAAGGGGAATCGGTTTCTTGTGTTTTTCGTCGAAGAGTCCCTCGCCGGCCAGTTTTTCCTTGAGTTGTTCAAAAGCCAACTGAAGCGCCCCAAGCCCTTTGGGCTCGGCGGAATCGACGACGATCTGATACTGCCCGCGCGGCTCGTAAACGGTGACGCGGCCATGGACGATGACGCCGAGGCCGTCTTTGAGGCTGAACTTGAGCGAGTGATTATTCCCGCGAAACATCACGGCGGCGATCTGCGCCGATTCGTCTTTGAGCGTAAAATAAAAATGACCCGACGACGGGGTGCGGAAATTGGAAATTTCTCCGGAGAGCCAGATCGTGGGGAAATTATCCTCCAGCAGACCGCGGATGTCCCGCGTCACTTCGGAGACGGTGTAAATTTTGCGGGTGTCGGTTTGAAGAAGGGGAAGCACGCACCAAACGTATTAAACGCAAATTCGATCGCATTCAAGAGGCTTTTTTCAATTTGAGAATGATCACAGTGGTTGATTTCGCGGATTCCCATGGGGGAGGTGACGTTGATTTCGGTGACATATGGGCCGATGAGATCGACGCCGGCAAACAAAAGACCGTCGCGCAAAAGGGCCGGTTTGAGGCGGGCGAGAAGTTTTTTTTCGGCTTGAGTCAGAGGTGATTTGACAAACCGGGCGCCGCTGTGGAGGTTGCCGCGAAAATCGTCCCGCGACGGCACCCGAAGAAAAGAGCCAAGAGGTTCCCCGTTCCACAAAAGAACCCGCTTGTCCCCCTTTTTGGCCTCGGGAATATATTTTTGCAAAAGGACATACCGGGTAAAATTTTGAGTCGCCACCTCCAGCAGGCTTTTGGCGTCCGGATCGCCGTGATGAATGAGCAGGACCCCTTTCCCGCCTCCGGCATCAAGCGGCTTGATCACCCCTTTTTTGATTTTTTTCAAAAAAGAAAGAAGGACATCGCCCGACTGCGAAACGACCGACGGCGGGCTGACGCCGGAAAAGTAAAAGGGATATATTTTTTCGTTGGCCTTTTTGATCCCCGCCGGCGAGTTGATCATCATGGCCTTTTTGATCCCCGCCGGCGAGTTGATCATCAATGGCCGCTCTACCCCACCCGACCTCCCCTTACAAAGGGGAGGAGATTCCCCCCTCCTTTGTAAGGAGGGGTTGGGGGAGGTAGAGCCACCACACACTATCTCCAGCAGAGTCAGATGATCGATATAGGCCGGATCGACCGGCGGGTCTTTACGAAGGAAGAGGCAATCAAGATTTTTGAGGATAATTTCCTTTTCATCGTCCGACTCATACACAAATCTTTTTCCTTTTTGCGTGACAGCAAATCCCCCCCACCCCCCCCTTTGACAAAGGGGGGCAGGGGGGATTTAATAAAAAGGTCCTTGAGTTCCATCACCCGGGTTTCATGCCCTCTGCGTGTGATTTCT contains these protein-coding regions:
- the xseA gene encoding exodeoxyribonuclease VII large subunit; translation: MLPLLQTDTRKIYTVSEVTRDIRGLLEDNFPTIWLSGEISNFRTPSSGHFYFTLKDESAQIAAVMFRGNNHSLKFSLKDGLGVIVHGRVTVYEPRGQYQIVVDSAEPKGLGALQLAFEQLKEKLAGEGLFDEKHKKPIPLLPRKVGIITSSQGAALHDMVTILTRRFPNLSILINPVRVQGDGATKEIAQAIAEMNARSDVDVLIVGRGGGSLEDLWAFNEEIVVRAVFASDIPIISAVGHETDFSLSDLAADLRAPTPSAAAELAAPEKEELLTTLSQHRSSLKFAVGQFLKGLAGQIAFLRRQIKDPRRVLEDWKMRVDDMSSRALQAQKRNLKELRLRIEGLRRHFESLSPHAPLKRGYSIVFKEGQKIPLRSPAGVIRGELLEIRLGEGSLRAKVV
- a CDS encoding exodeoxyribonuclease VII small subunit, which encodes MSRPAKILKFEQAMGQLEKMVEKLEAGDLSLEESLKVFEEGMELTKFCEQKIEEAEGKVEMLMKDRGPRERHWSERAGAESHEQKER